TTCTACGTCAACGCCACCCAGCAGCCGTGGGCGACGCATTACCGCATGGACGACTACATCGTGGAGGAGTTGCCGGCGCTGATCGAGGCGAACTTCCCCGTGAGCGACGCGCGTTCGATCTTCGGGCATTCGATGGGCGGCCACGGCGCGCTGGCGATCGCCCTGCGCAATCCGCAGCGCTATCGCAGCGTGTCGGCGTTCTCGCCGATCGTCGCGCCGACGCAGGTGCCATGGGGGCAGAAGGCCTTCGCCGCCTACCTGGGCGATGACCGCGAGGCTTGGAAGGCCTACGACGCCACCGAGCTGGTGAAGAGCTCGGCGCCGCGGTTGCCGCTGCTGATCGACCAGGGTGATGCCGACGAGTTCCTGGAGGGCCAGCTCAAGCCGCAGCTGTTCGCACAGGCCGCGGCCGAGGTCGGCTACCCGATCA
The window above is part of the Pseudoxanthomonas sp. X-1 genome. Proteins encoded here:
- the fghA gene encoding S-formylglutathione hydrolase, whose amino-acid sequence is MERIEHRACFGGWQDVYRHSSQVLGCQMNFAVYLPPRAQAGAKLPVLYWLSGLTCTEQNFITKAGAQRYAAEHGVIVVAPDTSPRGDEVADAEGYDLGKGAGFYVNATQQPWATHYRMDDYIVEELPALIEANFPVSDARSIFGHSMGGHGALAIALRNPQRYRSVSAFSPIVAPTQVPWGQKAFAAYLGDDREAWKAYDATELVKSSAPRLPLLIDQGDADEFLEGQLKPQLFAQAAAEVGYPITLRMQPGYDHSYYFMASFIGEHIAFHAAALRA